Proteins encoded together in one Kutzneria kofuensis window:
- a CDS encoding MFS transporter, which produces MRRTAEVLGIPAFRRLWTSAYLCCVGDWLSLLGLSSLLVTLTGSSEFALSGVVATQLLPGLLLAPLAGHLADRFDRRKVMIATDLVRCALFLSIAVVGTTWWLLAANFMVGCCSMLWIPAKDSALPTLLHRPDQVQTASQLTLVTTYGLALLTGAGLYSVITAIAPHSDVHVIVVINGLLYLSSALVIATRLPEASGRWEAPPTGEPGMARDGLRYVRGSRLVRGLVIGIVGALTAGGTVIAIARPYANELRGGEAAFGTLVIAMFIGLVIGVVGTPRLRLPFGVAIVAAGALLLAVAAAPHLWFALAAVGAVGACAGVAFVTGLTLIGAQVPDEVRGRVNAFVQALVKVVLFAATTMAPVLVELVGVRPALVVAAVVAALAGVFAHRQLAARHHDRVTEKVQA; this is translated from the coding sequence ATGAGGCGTACCGCCGAGGTGTTGGGCATCCCGGCGTTCCGCCGGCTCTGGACGTCCGCGTACCTGTGCTGCGTCGGGGACTGGCTGTCGCTGCTGGGCCTGTCCTCGCTGCTGGTGACGCTCACCGGATCGAGTGAATTCGCGCTGAGCGGTGTCGTCGCCACCCAGCTGCTGCCGGGCCTGCTGCTGGCCCCGCTGGCCGGCCACCTGGCCGACCGCTTCGACCGCCGCAAGGTCATGATCGCCACCGACCTGGTCCGCTGCGCCCTGTTCCTGTCCATCGCCGTCGTGGGGACGACATGGTGGCTGCTGGCGGCGAACTTCATGGTCGGCTGCTGCTCGATGCTGTGGATCCCGGCCAAGGACTCGGCGCTGCCGACCCTGCTGCACCGCCCGGACCAGGTGCAGACGGCCAGCCAGCTGACCCTCGTCACCACCTACGGGCTGGCCCTGCTGACCGGCGCCGGGCTGTACTCGGTGATCACGGCGATCGCCCCGCACTCGGACGTGCACGTCATCGTGGTGATCAACGGCCTGCTCTACCTGAGCTCGGCGCTGGTGATCGCGACCCGGCTGCCGGAGGCGTCCGGTCGCTGGGAGGCGCCGCCGACCGGCGAGCCGGGCATGGCCCGCGACGGCCTGCGTTACGTGCGCGGCAGCCGGCTGGTGCGCGGACTGGTGATCGGCATCGTCGGGGCGCTGACCGCGGGCGGCACTGTGATCGCCATTGCCCGCCCGTACGCCAACGAGCTGCGCGGCGGCGAGGCCGCGTTCGGCACTCTGGTGATCGCGATGTTCATCGGCCTGGTGATCGGCGTGGTCGGCACGCCCCGGCTGCGGCTGCCGTTCGGCGTGGCGATCGTCGCCGCCGGCGCGCTGCTGCTCGCCGTCGCGGCGGCCCCGCACCTGTGGTTCGCGCTGGCCGCCGTCGGCGCGGTTGGCGCGTGCGCGGGCGTGGCCTTCGTGACGGGGCTGACGCTGATCGGCGCGCAGGTGCCGGACGAGGTCCGCGGCCGGGTCAACGCCTTCGTGCAGGCGCTGGTGAAGGTGGTGCTGTTCGCCGCCACGACGATGGCGCCGGTGCTGGTGGAGCTGGTCGGCGTGCGGCCGGCGCTGGTGGTGGCGGCCGTGGTCGCCGCGTTGGCCGGGGTCTTCGCGCACCGGCAGCTGGCCGCGCGGCATCATGACAGGGTGACCGAGAAGGTGCAGGCATGA
- a CDS encoding MarR family winged helix-turn-helix transcriptional regulator, with the protein MDGVRLHRLGKRLIDLARQVTTDAGDTALTPGEVAVLEDVLKHPGSVVTEIQARTGFAQSHVSASVSRLREQGLIVAAPDPEDRRRTRLTLADIAHRAIMRRAGRPADDTIAEVVGTEKAERVLRLLEELSVLLD; encoded by the coding sequence ATGGACGGCGTGCGGCTGCACCGGTTGGGCAAGCGGCTCATCGACCTGGCCCGCCAGGTCACCACCGACGCCGGCGACACGGCGCTGACGCCCGGCGAGGTCGCCGTGCTGGAGGACGTGCTCAAGCACCCCGGCAGCGTGGTCACCGAGATCCAGGCCCGCACCGGCTTCGCCCAGAGCCACGTGTCGGCGTCGGTGTCCCGGCTGCGGGAGCAGGGCCTGATCGTCGCCGCGCCGGACCCCGAGGACCGCCGCCGTACCCGGCTGACACTGGCCGACATCGCCCACCGGGCGATCATGCGGCGGGCCGGCAGGCCGGCCGACGACACCATCGCCGAGGTGGTGGGAACGGAGAAGGCGGAGCGGGTGCTGCGGTTGCTGGAGGAGCTGTCAGTCCTTCTCGACTAG
- a CDS encoding SAM-dependent methyltransferase: protein MDEVSKTALGVARVRAVESERPDRLFDDPWAAKFCAARPDQVPAGERTPLSLAFAFHAIIRTRFYDDYLLASGCRQVVLLAAGLDSRAFRLDWPAGTSLYELDLPRVLAFKETVLADAEPRCRRTVVPADLRENWAEALQDRGFRPEEPTAWLAEGLLIYLTPEDADRLLSTVTALSAEGSRIAFERGDRSYQDQALNSPSMQRYSALWKGGLDRPAREWLTEHGWQPTEHALGPIAESYGRPIRKETASGFVTAIRGAST from the coding sequence ATGGACGAGGTGAGCAAGACGGCGCTGGGTGTGGCCCGCGTGCGGGCGGTCGAGAGCGAGCGGCCGGACCGGCTGTTCGACGATCCGTGGGCGGCGAAGTTCTGTGCCGCGCGGCCGGATCAGGTCCCGGCCGGCGAGCGGACGCCGCTGTCGCTGGCGTTCGCGTTCCACGCGATCATCCGCACCCGGTTCTACGACGACTACCTGCTCGCATCCGGTTGCCGGCAGGTGGTGCTGCTCGCCGCCGGCCTGGACAGCCGCGCGTTCCGACTGGACTGGCCGGCCGGCACCAGCCTGTACGAGTTGGACCTGCCGAGGGTGTTGGCGTTCAAGGAAACCGTGCTCGCCGACGCCGAACCCCGTTGCCGACGGACGGTCGTGCCGGCCGATCTCCGGGAGAACTGGGCCGAGGCCCTACAGGACAGGGGTTTCCGGCCGGAGGAACCGACCGCCTGGCTGGCCGAGGGGCTGCTGATCTACCTCACGCCGGAAGACGCCGACCGGCTGTTGTCGACCGTCACGGCGTTGTCGGCCGAAGGCAGTCGGATCGCGTTCGAACGCGGCGACCGGTCCTACCAGGACCAGGCGCTGAATTCTCCGTCCATGCAACGGTATTCGGCGCTCTGGAAGGGCGGTCTCGACCGGCCGGCGCGGGAGTGGCTGACCGAACATGGTTGGCAGCCGACGGAACACGCCCTGGGTCCGATCGCCGAGTCCTACGGGCGGCCGATCCGCAAGGAGACCGCCAGCGGATTCGTGACCGCTATCCGCGGTGCATCGACGTGA
- a CDS encoding DNA polymerase III subunit delta' yields the protein MTVWADVVGQPHAVEVLSAAAEAAADLVAGRPTTPGAMTHAWLFTGPPGSGRSTAARAFAAALQCEAPAGPRGCGQCQACRTTMHGTHADVRLVVPEGLSISVAEMRALVQVSAKRPTTGRWQVVIIEDADRLTEGAANALLKAVEEPPDRTVFLLCAPSDHPDDISVTIRSRCRAIGLRTPSTAAIAEVLEHRDGIEPATAQWAASVCGGHIGRARRLATDPEARQRRESVLAIPLGLRRFGDIFSSADALVKAAEADAVAANEERNVAETEALKTAMGAGGTGKGTAAATRGAAGALKELEKRQKSRATRTQRDSLDLALVDLMGFYRDVLVTRAQADVPLMHPDRANDISNAASMWTSESTLRRLEAVLACRDALQQNVKPRFAIEAMITSMHRG from the coding sequence ATGACGGTGTGGGCCGACGTCGTCGGCCAGCCCCACGCGGTCGAGGTGCTCAGTGCCGCCGCCGAGGCCGCGGCCGACCTGGTCGCCGGCCGGCCGACCACGCCGGGCGCGATGACGCACGCGTGGCTGTTCACCGGTCCGCCCGGCTCCGGCCGGTCCACCGCTGCCCGCGCCTTCGCCGCCGCCCTGCAGTGCGAGGCCCCGGCCGGCCCGCGCGGCTGCGGCCAGTGCCAGGCCTGCCGCACGACCATGCACGGCACGCACGCCGACGTGCGGCTCGTCGTGCCGGAGGGGTTGTCCATCTCGGTGGCCGAGATGCGGGCGCTGGTGCAGGTCTCGGCCAAGCGGCCAACCACCGGGCGCTGGCAGGTCGTGATCATCGAGGACGCCGACCGGTTGACCGAGGGAGCGGCCAACGCGCTGCTCAAGGCGGTCGAGGAGCCGCCGGACCGGACCGTGTTCCTGCTCTGCGCCCCGTCCGACCACCCCGACGACATCTCGGTGACCATTCGGTCCCGCTGTCGCGCCATCGGCCTGCGCACGCCGTCGACGGCGGCCATCGCCGAGGTGCTGGAACACCGTGACGGCATCGAGCCGGCGACCGCGCAGTGGGCGGCGTCGGTCTGCGGCGGCCACATCGGCCGGGCCCGCCGGCTGGCGACGGATCCGGAGGCGCGGCAGCGGCGCGAGTCGGTGCTGGCGATTCCGTTGGGGCTGCGGCGGTTCGGCGACATCTTCAGCAGCGCGGACGCCCTGGTGAAGGCCGCGGAGGCCGACGCGGTCGCCGCGAACGAGGAGCGCAACGTCGCCGAGACCGAGGCGTTGAAGACCGCGATGGGCGCCGGCGGCACCGGCAAGGGCACCGCCGCCGCCACCCGAGGCGCCGCGGGCGCCTTGAAGGAACTGGAAAAACGGCAGAAGTCGCGGGCCACCCGGACCCAGCGCGACTCGTTGGACCTGGCGCTGGTCGACCTGATGGGCTTCTACCGGGACGTGCTGGTGACGAGGGCGCAGGCGGACGTGCCGCTGATGCATCCCGACCGTGCCAACGACATCTCCAACGCCGCGTCGATGTGGACGTCCGAGTCGACGCTGCGGCGGCTGGAGGCCGTGCTGGCGTGCCGGGATGCCTTGCAGCAGAACGTGAAGCCGCGCTTCGCCATCGAAGCGATGATCACGTCGATGCACCGCGGATAG